In one Musa acuminata AAA Group cultivar baxijiao chromosome BXJ2-5, Cavendish_Baxijiao_AAA, whole genome shotgun sequence genomic region, the following are encoded:
- the LOC103986328 gene encoding eukaryotic translation initiation factor 3 subunit A — MATFVKPENALKRAEELVNVGQKQAALQALHDLITSKRYKAWQKTLERIMFKYVELCVDMRKGRFAKDGLIQYRITCQQVNVSSLEEVIKYFMQLSTEKAEQARTQAQALEDALDVEDLEVDKRPEDLMLSYVSGEKGKDRSDRELVTPWFKFLWETYRTVLEILRNNSKLESLYAMTAHRAFQFCKQYKRTTEFRRLCEIIRNHLANLNKYKDQRDRPDLTAPESLQLYLDTRIEQLKIATDLELWQEAFRSVEDIHGLMNLVKKSPKTPLMVVYYAKLTDVFWVSHSHLYHAYAWFKLFTLQKSYNKNLSQKDLQLIASSVLLAALSVTPYDQKHGASHLELENEKERNLRMASLINFTLDPKGESREMLSRSSLLSELSNKGVMTCVSQEVKDIYNILEHEFFPLDLASRVQPLLAKIAKLGGKPSSASSVPEVQLSKYVPALEKLTTLRVLQQVSRVYQSITIGTLSKMIPFFDFSLVEKLSVDAVKYNFVSMKVDHLKGAVLFGNVNIESDVLTDHLSVLADSLNKARNLIYPAVKKQSKLGEKHGLAETVDKEHKRLLARKSIIEKRKEEHERQMLEMEREEESKRLKLQKVTEEAEQKRLAEEYTRRQEQRIRREIEERELQEAQALLFETQKGAKKKGKKPLLDGEKVTKQTLIELALSEQLKERQELEKKLQKLAKTMDYMERAKREEEAQLIEQAFQQRLVEERIFHEHEQLKAIELSRQHHAGDLQEKKRLARMLDNKVIFQQRIVNCRETEYNRLKKEKEDKINQLMALRKHERETKRKMLFYLKSEEERLTRLREEEEARKREEEERRKKEEAERKAKLDAIAERQRQREREAEEKERLRREALLRRPTETLSRSIDPASGPHAADPVPVAAAAAAPTSGKYVPRFRRERNDGQMAASPEPDRWGRQDDLAPQSGDRWRNDERRPSYGGSRTSSTSSSSWSSSRPRG, encoded by the exons AATTGGTTAATGTTGGACAAAAGCAAGCTGCCTTACAAGCACTACATGATCTCATCACCTCAAAAAGGTACAAGGCATGGCAGAAGACCCTggaaagaatcatgtttaagtatGTAGAACTCTGTGTGGACATGAGGAAAGGCAGATTTGCAAAGGATGGACTTATCCAGTACCGCATTACATGCCAACAAGTAAATGTAAGCTCTTTAGAAGAGGTGATAAAATATTTCATGCAGCTTTCCACAGAGAAGGCTGAACAAGCTAGGACACAAGCACAAGCCTTGGAAGATGCACTGGACGTGGAGGATCTAGAGGTCGATAAGAGACCTGAGGACTTAATGCTAAGCTATGTTAGTGGGGAGAAGGGAAAGGACAGATCCGACAGAGAGCTTGTGACTCCATGGTTCAAATTCCTGTGGGAGACCTACAGGACAGTGCTTGAGATTCTACGAAACAACTCCAAGTTGGAATCACTATACGCA ATGACAGCACATCGGGCCTTCCAATTTTGCAAACAATATAAGAGGACTACTGAATTTCGAAGACTCTGTGAGATTATACGAAATCATCTTGCTAATTTAAACAAGTACAAAGACCAAAGAGATAGGCCTGATCTTACAGCTCCTGAGAGTTTACAGCTTTACTTGGACACGAGAATTGAGCAGCTGAAGATAGCAACTGATCTGGAACTATGGCAG GAAGCATTTCGCTCAGTGGAAGATATCCATGGTTTAATGAATTTGGTAAAGAAGAGCCCAAAGACACCACTCATGGTTGTATACTATGCAAAGTTAACAGACGTATTTTGGGTTTCGCATAGTCATCTTTACCATGCATATGCATGGTTTAAGCTTTTCACATTGCAGAAAAGCTACAATAAGAATTTATCACAAAAGGATTTGCAGTTAATTGCATCATCTGTTTTATTAGCTGCGCTTTCAGTCACTCCGTATGACCAAAAGCATGGTGCATCACATCTGGAACTTGAAAATGAAAAAGAGCGCAATTTACGAATGGCTAGCCTTATCAACTTTACTCTTGATCCTAAAGGGGAGAGCAGAGAAATG CTTTCACGATCATCACTGCTCTCAGAATTG AGCAACAAGGGTGTAATGACATGTGTCTCACAAGAAGTAAAGGACATCTACAATATCCTAGAACATGAATTCTTTCCTTTAGACCTTGCTTCGAGAGTTCAGCCTCTGCTTGCTAAGATTGCAAAACTGGGTGGTAAGCCATCGTCAGCCTCATCAGTTCCAGAAGTGCAATTATCGAAATACGTTCCTGCTCTTGAAAAGCTTACCACTTTGAGAGTGCTTCAACAG GTTTCTCGGGTGTATCAATCCATAACAATCGGGACTTTGTCAAAGATGATACCATTTTTTGACTTCTCACTTGTTGAGAAGTTATCAGTTGATGCAGTCAAATATAATTTCGTTTCTATGAAAGTTGATCACCTGAAGGGTGCTGTTTTATTTGGTAATGTG AACATTGAATCAGATGTGCTCACTGATCATCTGTCCGTTCTTGCCGATTCTCTGAATAAAGCAAGGAATCTGATTTATCCTGCTGTGAAAAAACAATCCAAACTGGGTGAGAAACATGGTCTAGCAGAAACAGTTGATAAGGAACATAAGAGGCTTCTTGCTAGGAAATCCATTATCGAGAAACGCAAAGAAGAACATGAACGTCAGATGCTGGAAATG GAACGAGAAGAAGAATCTAAAAGATTAAAACTCCAAAAAGTAACCGAGGAGGCTGAACAAAAGCGACTTGCTGAAGAATATACTCGAAGGCAGGAGCAGCGGATTCGCCGTGAAATAGAAGAGAGAGAACTTCAGGAAGCTCAAGCATTACTTTTTGAAACACAAAAAGgtgccaaaaagaagggaaagaaaCCTTTGCTTGATGGG GAGAAGGTCACAAAGCAGACATTGATTGAATTGGCCTTAAGTGAGCAATTGAAGGAAAGGCAAGAATTGGAGAAGAAACTGCAGAAACTTGCCAAAACGATGGACTACATGGAACGAGCAAAGAGGGAGGAAGAAGCACAACTGATTGAGCAAGCCTTCCAGCAGCGCTTGGTGGAGGAGAGAATTTTTCATGAACACGAGCAACTG AAAGCGATAGAGTTGAGCAGGCAGCACCATGCTGGTGATCTCCAAGAGAAGAAAAGACTTGCCAGAATGTTGGACAACAAG GTCATATTTCAACAAAGAATAGTTAACTGCCGTGAAACAGAATATAATCGactgaagaaagaaaaagaggataAAATTAATCAGCTCATGGCATTGAGGAAACATGAAAGGGAGACTAAAAGGAAGATGCTCTTTTATCTGAAGTCTGAGGAAGAGCGGTTGACCAGGCTGCGAGAAGAGGAGGAAGCCAGGAAGCGTGAAG AGGAGGAAAGGCGTAAAAAAGAAGAGGCAGAACGGAAGGCCAAGCTGGATGCAATTGCAGAAAGGCAGAGGCAGCGGGAGAGGGAGGCGGAAGAGAAGGAAAGACTGCGAAGAGAAGCACTCCTTAGAAGACCCACTGAAACACTGTCACGGTCAATCGACCCTGCTTCAGGTCCTCACGCTGCTGACCCTGTTCCTGTTGCCGCAGCAGCTGCAGCACCGACTTCCGGTAAGTATGTGCCTAGATTCCGCCGCGAGAGGAACGATGGACAAATGGCAGCTTCCCCTGAGCCTGATCGATGGGGAAGACAGGATGATCTTGCTCCCCAATCCGGTGATAGATGGCGAAATGATGAACGTCGACCATCATATGGTGGCTCAAGAACatcctccacctcctcttcttcctggtCCTCATCGAGGCCACGCGGTTAA
- the LOC135580772 gene encoding mediator of RNA polymerase II transcription subunit 21-like gives MDIISQLQEQVNTMALLALNTFGTLQRDAPPVRLSPNYPEPATNPSSAEETLDIVEQPKMMSTALVQAAKKFDTLVAALPLSGEEAQLKRIAELQAENEVVGLELQKQLEAAEQELKQAQELFNLAADNCLNLKKPD, from the exons ATGGATATTATCTCTCAGCTGCAAGAACAAGTAAATACTATGGCTTTGCTTGCCTTGAATACCTTTGGAACCTTGCAGAGAGATGCCCCACCTGTCCGATTGTCTCCTAACTATCCTGAGCCAGCCACTAATCCCTCATCAGCAGAGGAGACCCTCGACATCGTTGAGCAGCCTAAGATGATGAGCACGGCTCTTGTTCAAGCTGCAAAGAAG TTTGATACACTTGTTGCTGCATTACCATTGTCAGGAGAAGAAGCTCAGCTGAAACGAATTGCAGAACTCCAG GCAGAGAATGAAGTTGTAGGTTTGGAGCTCCAAAAACAACTGGAAGCTGCAG AACAAGAACTGAAGCAGGCTCAGGAGCTCTTTAATCTAGCAGCAGATAACTGTTTGAACTTAAAAAAACCCGACTAA